The sequence ACGAGCGGCAACACCGGTGCCGGGCTTGCCATGATTGCCGCGGTGCGTGGCTACCGCTGCGTGTTCGTGATGCCCGACAAGATGTCGCACGAGAAGATCGCGGCCCTGCGCGCGTTTGGCGCTCGAGTGGTCGTGTGTCCGGCTGCTGTGGAACCCGAAGACCCGCGCAGCTACTACTCCGTGGCCAAGCGCATGCACGCGGAAACCGGCAACAGCTTCTACGCCAACCAGTACCACAATCCCGATAACCCCGGGGGCCATTACCTGTCCACGGGTCCTGAGCTGTGGGAGCAGACACGGGGGCAGATCGATGTTTTCGTCGCAGGGCTAGGGACGGGCGGCACCATATCCGGTACGGGACGCTACCTGAAAGAGCATAAGCCCGAGATCCAGCTCGTGGGCGTGGATCCCGTGGGTTCGCTGTACTACGACTTGGTCAAGTCCAAGCGCCTTACAAGAGCGTTCACCTACAAGGTCGAGGGCATCGGCGAAGATTTCGTGCCCACTACCTTCGACCCCGAGGTGCTCGACGAGATCGAACGCGTCGATGACAAGGAGTGCTTTCTGATGACGCGCGACTTGGTGCGGCTCGAGGGCTTGTATGCGGGTGGCTCGTCCGGGGCCGCGGTCGCAGGAGCCGTCAAGTACGCTCGCAGTCATCCGGACGCCGGTAACATCGTCGTGCTGCTCCCGGATGGTGCCGCCAAGTACCTATCCAAGATCTTCAGCGACGAATGGATGCGCGAAAACGGATTCCTCGACAGCGACGGCCTCGGAACCGTCGCTGATCTGCTTGCCGCCAGGGGGGCCAAGGGGGCAGTCAGCTGCAAGTCGACCGAGCGTCTGCGAGCAGTCGTTGGCAAGATGAAGACGCACGGCATCTCCCAGCTGCCGGTGGTCGAAGACGGCAAGCTGCTTGGAGCAGTGTCCGAGGTGGATCTGCTGCGTTACCTGGCGGCCGGAGAGCACTCGCTGGACAGCCCGATCGGTCCGCTGGTCGAAAGCGACTACGCCACAGTCACACCGCAGACCAAGCTCGAGTTCGTGCAGAGCATGCTCTCCGACGTGCACATGCTTGTCGTGCTCGAAGGCGATGCGATCGCCGGCATCGTGACCAAGATCGACCTCATCGACTATTTGATGAGGGAACACCGAGTGAGCGGCACGCCTTACTGTTAGGCTCCGCCACAAAACAACTTGTGCAGATCGCACAGGACCGGGTGCCGCCGGCAAGGCGCAACGACGAGGAATTGGCCGGCTGCTACGGGACCGCCAGCAAACGTGCCTGCCGGTGCGACCGCAGCGGACCGCCTCGGCCTTTCGCGGGCCCTGTGGCTAGCGGCGCTGTGGGAGCCGCGCGCACCGTTGAGCGCGGGGATCGGCGATGGTAGTGTGAGCCATCCGTGGAGCAGCGCGGGGAGCCGTGGTTGGTTTCTTCCCCCATCCGATGCTGATCAGGGGGGAGACCGATGAACCACGATGCCCAGGAGGTGCTGAATGGCCGCAACGCTTGACGTGGCCGGTTTGGCCCCCGACCAGCGCCCCACCGGAACGTGGGCCGCGAGTCTCCTGCACGCGCTCGCTCGCGACGAGGTCGCTGGACGCAGGCCGCAGCGGTTGACCGAGGAGCGCCTCGCGACCTGGAACCGGTTTCGCGGGCGCCTCTCTGCCAAGGACCTCGTGGCGTTGCTCTTCGAGGACGCCGCGGTCATTCACCGCGTTCCATTCGACGCTGCGCTCGTGGAACAGTCGCTTCGC is a genomic window of Pseudomonadota bacterium containing:
- a CDS encoding cystathionine beta-synthase codes for the protein MSIQGACENVLEAIGNTPLVKLRRIGRNLPPDIYVKCEYLNPAGSMKDRMTLNLVNEAEKRGELRSGGTIIEATSGNTGAGLAMIAAVRGYRCVFVMPDKMSHEKIAALRAFGARVVVCPAAVEPEDPRSYYSVAKRMHAETGNSFYANQYHNPDNPGGHYLSTGPELWEQTRGQIDVFVAGLGTGGTISGTGRYLKEHKPEIQLVGVDPVGSLYYDLVKSKRLTRAFTYKVEGIGEDFVPTTFDPEVLDEIERVDDKECFLMTRDLVRLEGLYAGGSSGAAVAGAVKYARSHPDAGNIVVLLPDGAAKYLSKIFSDEWMRENGFLDSDGLGTVADLLAARGAKGAVSCKSTERLRAVVGKMKTHGISQLPVVEDGKLLGAVSEVDLLRYLAAGEHSLDSPIGPLVESDYATVTPQTKLEFVQSMLSDVHMLVVLEGDAIAGIVTKIDLIDYLMREHRVSGTPYC